A single genomic interval of Candidatus Jordarchaeales archaeon harbors:
- a CDS encoding ribose-phosphate diphosphokinase, giving the protein MKLAIVGGSTSQVLALKVAKMLQAPFIDCDYKKFPDGEKYVRVEGDVEGYHVAVIHSMHHTPDEHLIEYFLLVDALRDLGAKRILSVIPYFPYSRQDQRFNKGEALSLKTVASLIEKTGTDKVITIDMHLHRVGSVSEIFKIPAENLTAMPLLAQYIMKNFKMEEPLVIGPDEESEQWAKVVASVLCTDYDVLEKKRISSTEVEIGVRQLQVQGRDVIIVDDIISTGGTLVKTIQLLKNMHAKTIIAACTHAILVDNALKKIYKAGAEHVIATDTIPSPVSQVSVAPLIAQALEKELR; this is encoded by the coding sequence ATGAAGCTTGCAATAGTGGGAGGCTCTACATCACAGGTCTTAGCGCTTAAGGTCGCAAAAATGCTTCAGGCGCCATTCATAGATTGCGACTACAAGAAATTTCCCGACGGAGAAAAATACGTTAGGGTGGAAGGTGACGTCGAAGGGTATCATGTTGCAGTAATACATTCGATGCACCATACCCCTGACGAACACCTCATAGAGTACTTCCTCCTAGTGGATGCTTTAAGGGACTTAGGAGCTAAAAGAATATTGAGTGTGATACCATATTTTCCTTACTCGAGGCAGGACCAACGGTTTAACAAGGGGGAGGCATTAAGTCTCAAAACAGTAGCTTCTCTTATTGAGAAGACAGGAACAGATAAAGTTATAACGATAGATATGCACTTGCACCGAGTAGGGAGCGTAAGTGAGATATTTAAGATACCCGCTGAGAACCTTACCGCTATGCCCCTGCTGGCACAATACATAATGAAGAACTTCAAAATGGAAGAGCCTCTTGTAATAGGGCCCGATGAAGAATCTGAACAGTGGGCAAAAGTTGTGGCGTCAGTACTCTGCACGGATTACGATGTTCTAGAGAAAAAGAGGATAAGTTCGACGGAAGTAGAAATAGGCGTACGCCAGCTTCAAGTCCAAGGAAGAGATGTTATCATAGTGGATGACATAATTTCAACAGGAGGGACCCTTGTAAAAACAATTCAGTTACTCAAAAATATGCATGCCAAAACAATAATCGCTGCTTGCACGCACGCTATTCTTGTTGATAACGCGTTAAAGAAAATATACAAAGCGGGAGCAGAACACGTAATCGCCACAGATACTATTCCTAGCCCAGTAAGTCAGGTTAGCGTAGCCCCCCTAATAGCTCAGGCCCTTGAAAAAGAGCTAAGATAG
- a CDS encoding adenylyl-sulfate kinase, producing the protein MAWTIWLFGLPGSGKSTIAHELQAILKERGINAQILSTDILRKVVTPKPTYSEEEREIVYGTLVFIARLLNDNGVNVIIDATANRNAYRERGKKEIKNIIFAYVKCPLEVCIQREATRQETYGAPRRIYEKGLTGESKTVPGLGVPFEEPENPDVVVESDKLSPRECALKILDTLMKRFYASN; encoded by the coding sequence TTGGCTTGGACTATTTGGCTCTTCGGTCTACCCGGCTCTGGTAAAAGCACTATTGCTCACGAGCTGCAGGCTATACTAAAGGAGCGAGGTATTAATGCGCAAATTCTCTCGACAGACATTCTAAGAAAGGTTGTAACTCCCAAACCAACATATTCGGAAGAAGAACGAGAGATCGTTTATGGCACTCTGGTCTTTATCGCCCGTTTGCTTAACGATAATGGTGTTAACGTCATAATTGATGCCACGGCTAATAGGAATGCTTACAGGGAAAGAGGAAAAAAAGAAATCAAAAACATAATTTTCGCTTATGTTAAATGCCCCCTAGAAGTTTGCATACAACGCGAAGCAACAAGGCAGGAAACTTACGGTGCACCTAGGAGAATATATGAAAAAGGTTTGACTGGGGAGAGCAAAACCGTTCCGGGTTTAGGTGTTCCATTCGAGGAGCCTGAAAACCCGGATGTTGTTGTCGAGTCTGACAAGCTCTCCCCCAGAGAGTGCGCTTTAAAGATTCTCGACACTTTAATGAAAAGATTTTATGCATCTAACTAG
- a CDS encoding phosphotransferase, whose product MSISKEKLEEYLTRVFEKSVEVLNVKRLGGEKEDIKEVGYGVPRLIEAKVGNEVKKMVMSFVVPGPYGHEFMPDRAQVVLLAHQTYNKLPRHVRSFDCGGVTREGGIVSVGNVEEFFVLMEYAEGNLYKFDLDRLSEEKKLRQLDIDRAIALSNYLVEIHKEKKDAPHIYIRRIRDLVGHGEGLMGLLDTYTPNPAYATEEDLLRIEKKCVEWRWKLKKCAHRLSVVHGDYHPWNVLFREGTDFTLLDRSRGEWGEPADDVTAMTINYIFFSVLTFGHLADPFKKLFDLFYENYLEKTGDEELLKVVQPFYAWRGSVISHPQWYPTLTPETRRKLLNFINNVLECEEFNPKEVNSYLKSY is encoded by the coding sequence TTGTCTATTTCAAAAGAGAAACTTGAAGAATATCTTACTCGAGTCTTTGAAAAAAGTGTTGAGGTGTTGAATGTTAAGAGACTTGGTGGAGAGAAAGAGGACATAAAGGAAGTAGGCTACGGTGTTCCTCGCCTCATAGAGGCGAAGGTGGGGAATGAAGTAAAAAAGATGGTTATGAGCTTTGTTGTTCCTGGACCTTATGGTCACGAATTTATGCCGGACAGAGCACAAGTTGTTTTACTGGCTCACCAAACGTACAATAAGCTTCCCAGGCATGTTCGCTCCTTTGACTGTGGAGGGGTAACCAGGGAAGGGGGGATAGTTTCTGTCGGGAACGTGGAAGAGTTTTTCGTTCTCATGGAGTACGCTGAGGGAAATTTGTACAAATTCGACCTAGATAGGCTTTCTGAGGAGAAGAAATTGAGACAGTTAGATATCGATAGAGCAATAGCCCTCTCCAACTACCTGGTGGAAATTCATAAAGAGAAAAAGGACGCACCTCACATCTACATTAGAAGAATAAGGGACTTAGTTGGTCACGGAGAGGGGCTCATGGGGCTGCTTGACACATATACCCCTAACCCCGCGTATGCGACGGAAGAAGACTTACTGAGGATCGAGAAAAAGTGCGTTGAGTGGAGGTGGAAACTCAAAAAGTGTGCTCACAGGTTAAGTGTGGTTCACGGGGATTACCACCCTTGGAACGTTCTTTTTAGAGAGGGAACGGATTTCACGCTTTTAGACAGAAGCAGAGGTGAGTGGGGAGAGCCAGCTGACGACGTGACCGCTATGACTATAAACTACATATTCTTCAGTGTGCTTACTTTCGGCCACCTTGCAGACCCATTTAAAAAACTTTTCGACCTATTTTACGAGAATTACCTCGAAAAAACAGGAGACGAAGAACTCCTCAAAGTGGTTCAGCCATTTTATGCCTGGCGGGGCTCAGTGATATCTCACCCTCAATGGTATCCAACACTTACCCCAGAAACACGGAGAAAACTCTTAAACTTCATTAACAACGTGCTTGAGTGCGAAGAGTTCAATCCAAAGGAAGTGAACTCCTATCTCAAGAGCTACTAG
- a CDS encoding adenosine-specific kinase, translating into MSVKIHVVPIEKEKDDQFICGMANFTIYTVDNIFRELLTSVPGIKCGVAMNEAAPRLVRVNGNDERLKSLAAKNALAIGASHAYVVLVRNAYPINVLNTLKRIPAVCNIIVATGNPVQILVAETDLGRAIIGAVDGTSVTAVENEKQKEERRELVKKLGYVLD; encoded by the coding sequence ATGAGTGTTAAAATTCACGTCGTCCCAATAGAGAAGGAGAAGGATGATCAATTTATCTGCGGGATGGCCAACTTTACAATATACACTGTCGACAATATTTTTAGAGAGCTGCTAACGTCAGTCCCCGGAATTAAATGTGGCGTAGCAATGAACGAGGCAGCACCACGTCTCGTAAGAGTCAATGGAAATGACGAGAGGTTGAAGAGTCTAGCTGCAAAGAACGCTTTAGCCATAGGAGCTTCACATGCATATGTTGTCTTAGTCAGAAACGCTTATCCAATCAATGTGCTAAACACCCTTAAAAGGATCCCAGCAGTATGCAACATAATAGTAGCAACTGGTAACCCTGTCCAAATACTAGTAGCGGAAACTGATCTTGGGCGGGCAATTATTGGGGCCGTTGATGGGACTAGTGTCACAGCAGTAGAAAACGAGAAACAGAAAGAGGAGAGGAGAGAACTAGTAAAGAAGCTAGGATATGTACTAGACTGA
- a CDS encoding HD domain-containing protein yields the protein MKKKILIKDPIYGYIQCDFEEVKVIDTEAVQRLRRIRQLAGSEFVYPAGVHTRFEHSLGVMHLSNLMAESLVSKGYLESDAVEMIKIAGLLHDVGHGPFSHVFEALLIRHLKKTHEDITMEIITQTSLKDAVESIGLNAKDVALLAVGKLQKKHKEFLSQIISSSIDCDKLDYILRDSYHTGGEFASIDVFRLIHTIDLHEGNLAVDLVALPTLESFLVARVELFRSIYFHKASRAAQILLEKGLEKVNEEINIVKVSPQEYLNYDDYSVWGLMLQCKGSKPYIERLKMRDLPKVSYEKIFFVRNGVFSAIMTKEAIKRRLEEEIAEEAGVDVENVYIDVPTLPSVPYHRTMDEDAANLPIVQRGKDGRKRVLRLEDVSNIVSVMKGFLNIIRVYTDEKYREVVAKASEKLLGEPFSAKISV from the coding sequence GTGAAGAAAAAAATCCTGATCAAAGATCCCATTTATGGTTACATTCAATGCGATTTCGAAGAAGTAAAGGTGATAGATACAGAAGCTGTCCAAAGATTGCGTAGAATAAGGCAGTTAGCTGGAAGCGAATTTGTTTACCCTGCGGGAGTCCATACACGGTTTGAACACTCCCTCGGTGTAATGCACCTTTCAAATTTAATGGCCGAGTCCTTAGTGAGTAAGGGGTATTTAGAAAGCGACGCTGTAGAAATGATTAAAATAGCTGGGCTGCTTCACGATGTGGGGCATGGTCCATTCAGCCATGTGTTTGAAGCGCTGCTTATTAGGCACCTTAAAAAGACACATGAAGACATTACTATGGAAATAATTACGCAAACTTCACTCAAAGACGCTGTAGAGTCGATTGGATTAAACGCTAAAGACGTAGCACTTCTAGCCGTAGGTAAACTACAGAAGAAGCATAAAGAGTTTTTAAGTCAAATAATTTCTAGCTCGATTGATTGCGACAAGCTCGACTATATTCTGAGAGACTCCTACCACACTGGGGGAGAGTTCGCCTCCATTGACGTCTTTCGCTTAATACACACCATAGACCTTCACGAAGGAAATCTAGCGGTAGACTTAGTGGCGCTACCAACTTTAGAATCCTTCCTTGTGGCCAGGGTTGAGCTTTTTAGGAGCATATACTTTCATAAAGCGTCTAGAGCTGCCCAAATTCTTTTGGAAAAAGGACTGGAGAAAGTTAATGAGGAGATAAACATAGTAAAGGTGAGCCCTCAGGAGTACTTAAACTATGATGACTACTCTGTGTGGGGGCTTATGCTTCAATGTAAAGGATCTAAGCCTTACATCGAGAGGCTCAAGATGCGAGATTTACCAAAAGTGTCCTATGAAAAGATATTTTTCGTGAGGAACGGAGTTTTTTCAGCAATTATGACCAAAGAAGCGATTAAAAGACGGCTTGAAGAGGAAATAGCGGAGGAAGCCGGCGTTGACGTGGAAAACGTTTATATAGATGTGCCGACTTTGCCGTCGGTTCCCTACCACAGGACTATGGATGAGGACGCTGCAAACTTGCCGATAGTTCAAAGAGGGAAGGACGGAAGAAAGAGGGTACTACGGTTAGAAGATGTGTCGAACATAGTGTCAGTAATGAAGGGATTTTTGAATATTATAAGAGTTTACACGGACGAAAAGTATAGAGAAGTTGTCGCTAAAGCTTCAGAAAAACTGCTTGGAGAACCGTTTTCAGCGAAAATTTCGGTCTAA
- a CDS encoding HD domain-containing protein has translation MRTEEWKVRDSVWGDIFLTSTDKKILDTFELQRLRGIKQLDFAFLVYPGAEHSRFQHSLGVRACVDKIISMSKIPLDDEEVRFVRLAALLHDVATPVFSHVVSDFFRRFYPNIIPPHEKFVSEIVEGVCYKKFQKENPEIMDAAIPLREVLEEEGYGKRDRSRIVEIIMGEGKPRYLSQLVNGPLDADRLDYLKRDAYYTGVPQSYDDRIFSSFEIDGDGRLALKNRTDAIGAAISVLESRFWMMKKVYLHHTTLAASCLALELLLKGLGDYDFYHLFFLDDNQFINMLANSSVEEARKLAYRLRYRRIPKKAYAAHISEFPEKVSRAALGMVDYHELRNEIIMEVRKLQHDVDISEIDVFIYLPRDYYTEVSEVRAGGRGLEEYDPNLVQTLKARYNSLMQVYVFAEKRYVEDVKKVCEKIFRKNRGEKGE, from the coding sequence TTGCGCACAGAAGAATGGAAAGTAAGGGACTCTGTTTGGGGTGATATTTTCCTAACTTCCACTGACAAGAAGATCCTAGATACGTTCGAATTGCAAAGATTAAGAGGAATTAAGCAGCTTGACTTCGCATTCTTAGTTTACCCAGGGGCAGAACATTCAAGGTTTCAGCACAGCCTCGGCGTACGAGCGTGCGTCGATAAGATAATTTCGATGTCAAAAATACCACTAGACGACGAAGAAGTTAGATTTGTAAGGCTTGCCGCGCTACTTCACGATGTGGCAACACCTGTTTTCAGCCACGTAGTGTCCGACTTCTTTCGCAGGTTTTATCCAAACATAATACCACCGCATGAGAAATTTGTTAGCGAAATAGTTGAGGGAGTTTGCTATAAGAAATTTCAGAAGGAGAACCCAGAGATAATGGATGCGGCAATACCATTAAGAGAGGTTTTGGAGGAAGAAGGGTATGGTAAGAGAGACAGAAGCCGCATTGTAGAAATAATAATGGGAGAGGGAAAGCCAAGATACTTGAGCCAATTAGTGAATGGTCCGCTGGATGCTGACCGACTCGACTACTTGAAAAGAGATGCTTACTACACAGGGGTTCCTCAAAGTTATGACGACCGGATTTTCTCCTCTTTTGAAATAGACGGGGATGGAAGGCTTGCATTAAAAAACAGGACTGACGCTATAGGGGCAGCGATAAGCGTTCTGGAAAGCCGTTTCTGGATGATGAAAAAGGTTTACTTGCATCATACCACTCTGGCGGCCAGTTGTCTAGCATTAGAGCTCTTGCTAAAGGGGCTTGGAGATTATGACTTCTATCACCTATTTTTTCTCGACGACAACCAGTTCATAAATATGCTTGCAAATAGCAGTGTGGAGGAGGCTAGAAAGCTAGCATACAGATTGAGATACCGTAGAATTCCCAAAAAAGCATATGCCGCACACATAAGCGAATTTCCAGAAAAAGTTTCTAGAGCCGCCCTCGGGATGGTCGACTATCATGAGCTGCGAAACGAAATAATTATGGAAGTAAGGAAGCTTCAGCACGATGTTGACATATCAGAAATAGATGTTTTCATATACCTACCACGAGATTACTACACCGAAGTGAGCGAGGTGAGGGCAGGAGGGCGGGGACTTGAGGAATACGACCCTAATTTAGTTCAAACCTTGAAAGCGAGGTATAATAGTCTGATGCAGGTTTATGTTTTCGCGGAAAAAAGATATGTAGAAGATGTCAAAAAAGTATGTGAAAAAATTTTTAGAAAGAATAGGGGAGAGAAAGGGGAGTGA
- a CDS encoding ATP-NAD kinase family protein: protein MSKRLLGFLINPIAGIGGRYGFKGSDDPKLVALALKKGARLVSPERAERTLKVLYPVRQSLRLLCPPGIMGAAIAKKYSFNVDELPLDIREQTTPQDTINAAKIMLEENVSLILYAGGDGTTVDLLSAVGQNVPILGIPAGVKIWSATFAENPETAGQIAIRFLWEELPLREAEVLDVDEEAFRRGELMVKLKGYALTPYEPFLLQGAKMMTPPSCYERDAQLAIANYIKELMEPGVLYILGPGSTCKVIADVLGIEKTPLGVDLVKDGKLVVKDASEEEILKTLAREKEARIIVSPIGRQGFIFGRGNAQISSEVIRKVGLNNVIIVATPYKLSSLPFLRVDTGDPELDAKFRNNYVKIIIGYHEETVKKVGGL, encoded by the coding sequence GTGAGCAAGAGGCTACTTGGTTTCCTTATCAACCCGATTGCTGGAATCGGAGGCCGCTACGGCTTTAAGGGATCGGATGACCCCAAGTTGGTAGCTCTAGCTTTAAAGAAGGGGGCAAGGCTTGTTTCCCCTGAACGGGCAGAGAGAACACTAAAAGTCCTTTATCCTGTAAGGCAGAGTCTGCGTTTGTTATGTCCTCCAGGAATCATGGGTGCCGCCATTGCAAAGAAATACTCCTTTAACGTAGATGAACTACCTCTCGATATTCGCGAGCAAACAACTCCTCAAGACACCATAAATGCGGCGAAAATTATGCTTGAAGAAAATGTTTCCCTTATCCTTTACGCTGGCGGTGATGGTACAACAGTAGATTTACTGAGCGCCGTAGGACAAAATGTACCCATTTTAGGTATACCTGCAGGAGTTAAAATATGGTCTGCAACGTTTGCAGAGAATCCGGAAACAGCTGGCCAAATAGCCATACGCTTCCTTTGGGAAGAGTTGCCGTTAAGAGAAGCGGAAGTCTTGGACGTTGACGAGGAGGCTTTCAGAAGAGGCGAGCTAATGGTTAAACTTAAGGGTTATGCACTAACTCCATACGAGCCCTTCTTACTTCAAGGGGCAAAAATGATGACGCCTCCCTCTTGCTATGAAAGGGACGCCCAATTAGCTATAGCTAACTACATTAAAGAGCTAATGGAGCCTGGTGTTCTTTACATTTTGGGACCAGGATCAACTTGCAAAGTCATAGCAGACGTCCTGGGCATCGAAAAAACGCCTCTAGGAGTGGACCTAGTTAAAGATGGCAAACTTGTCGTTAAGGATGCTAGCGAAGAAGAAATTCTCAAAACCCTTGCGCGTGAGAAAGAAGCAAGAATAATAGTTTCTCCCATTGGAAGACAGGGATTCATATTTGGAAGGGGCAACGCGCAGATAAGTAGTGAAGTTATAAGGAAAGTTGGTCTAAACAACGTCATCATTGTGGCGACTCCGTATAAACTTTCGTCGCTTCCGTTCCTTCGGGTAGACACTGGTGACCCGGAACTAGATGCCAAGTTCAGGAACAATTACGTAAAAATAATTATTGGGTATCACGAAGAAACCGTGAAAAAGGTAGGTGGTTTGTGA
- a CDS encoding bifunctional 5,6,7,8-tetrahydromethanopterin hydro-lyase/3-hexulose-6-phosphate synthase, which translates to MEFYIGEALVGKGAEVAHIDLIIGDKFGPVGVAFAQGLTHMSQGHTPLLGVIRPNLPPKPHVLIIPKVTIKNMEQANKIFGPAQSAVAKAIADAVEEGIIPADKADEWVIIASVFVHPEAKDYRKIYHYNYSATKLALRRALQGYPPLEKIMYDKDRAVHPIMGFKVPRLWRPPYLQIALDNPSLEQAIRVVSEIPKSDMIILEAGTPLIKRHGVSVIGKLREVVPDMFIVADLKTLDTAQVEVDLAYEETADGVVASGLASKESIDKFIYEARRLGIYAFLDMMDVPDPIEKLKSLKELPDVVIIHRAIDTESSGRRSRWELIKEIKKTFEGQKMLFAVAGGIVPENADEALDAGAHILIVGRYITQSKDIKRSVREFLEILKRRIPGEPGDVDLLRVHVE; encoded by the coding sequence ATGGAGTTTTACATAGGTGAGGCGTTGGTTGGCAAAGGTGCGGAGGTAGCGCACATTGATCTAATCATAGGGGACAAGTTTGGCCCAGTTGGAGTAGCGTTTGCCCAAGGTTTAACCCATATGTCCCAGGGACACACGCCGCTTCTAGGGGTGATTAGACCTAATCTACCACCAAAACCGCACGTATTGATCATCCCGAAAGTCACTATTAAAAACATGGAACAGGCGAACAAGATATTCGGTCCAGCGCAGTCTGCTGTGGCTAAAGCTATAGCGGACGCTGTAGAGGAAGGGATTATTCCAGCGGATAAGGCAGATGAATGGGTGATAATAGCAAGCGTTTTCGTTCACCCGGAAGCAAAGGATTACAGGAAGATATACCACTACAATTATAGTGCTACAAAGCTTGCTTTAAGACGAGCCTTGCAAGGATATCCGCCGCTAGAGAAGATAATGTATGATAAAGATAGGGCGGTGCACCCAATAATGGGCTTTAAGGTTCCTCGACTATGGCGGCCTCCATACTTGCAGATAGCACTCGATAATCCGTCATTGGAGCAGGCTATTCGTGTAGTAAGTGAAATACCGAAGAGTGATATGATAATACTCGAGGCAGGCACTCCGCTGATAAAGAGGCATGGTGTAAGCGTTATCGGCAAACTTAGAGAAGTAGTTCCAGACATGTTTATAGTAGCTGACCTGAAAACTTTAGACACTGCACAGGTAGAAGTCGACCTAGCATATGAGGAGACTGCTGATGGAGTAGTTGCTTCTGGGCTCGCATCTAAGGAATCCATTGATAAGTTCATCTATGAAGCGAGACGACTTGGAATTTATGCTTTCCTAGATATGATGGATGTCCCAGACCCTATTGAGAAATTGAAGTCGCTGAAAGAACTCCCTGATGTTGTAATAATTCACAGAGCAATCGATACAGAGTCGTCCGGAAGGAGATCTAGGTGGGAGCTGATAAAAGAGATTAAGAAGACCTTTGAGGGGCAAAAAATGCTTTTTGCCGTGGCAGGAGGCATTGTTCCAGAAAATGCCGACGAAGCATTAGATGCTGGAGCGCACATACTCATAGTTGGAAGGTACATCACGCAGTCTAAAGATATCAAAAGGTCGGTTAGAGAGTTCCTTGAAATACTCAAGAGGCGGATTCCGGGAGAACCCGGCGACGTAGATCTCTTAAGAGTACATGTCGAGTAG
- a CDS encoding DNA-directed DNA polymerase I, with protein MSQPHTDKDTHLTPKETGACLLISVDYDGERNCAYVRLYDPDSGKLFFWYDNTGHRPYCLSDLSVEELKKNPKLMSHSGLVGFEEVEKYDPLHDRKVKMTKVIGSNPLAIGGSPSSIREILPNAWEDKIPYHHCYIFDRKLTPGMFWRIRDGNLEKVDLNFGEEKAIMELFKNEPKEVQEILAEFLPLFMAPVPDIKRVAVDIEVLSEVDRIPDPEAAENEVLCAALVSNDGVSKVLVLEREGMNKGEVPKELVGKFTVEYFASEIDLLKRLFSEIDRYPVVLTFNGDNFDFNYLYHRALKLGFSKEEIPIFLTKDAACLRYGVHIDLYKFFHNKSIQVYAFSGKYKEETLDAISKALINVGKIQIEEDISQLPLLLLAAYCWQDAYITLELTRFDDNLVMKLIVLMMRISHLPMGDLVRQGVSSWIKSLFYYEHRARGYLISRPEDILSMKNVRDTEPITKDKKFKGAKVVKPKPGVHFNVAVLDFASLYPSIIKEYNLSYETVRCPHEECRTNIVPETSHWVCTKRRGMSSLIIGFLRDVRVKWFKPKSKDKGLSEELRKWYSVVERALKVFINASYGVFGAEHFPFYCLPVAESTAAIGRYTIEATISKAQELSLEIIYGDTDSVFIKNPQREKVEELIKWAQTTLNVDLDVDKVYRYVAFSERKKNYLGVFEDGAVDIKGLTGRKRNSPQFIQEAFLRMVEVLSKVRSEKDFNEAKDKIEEIARTCYLKVQRKEYSLEEFAFRVQLNKPLKGYVKTTPQHVKAAMQLSSFGKDIKPGDIISFVKVKGKEGVKPVALAKKEEIDVEKYKEYLRTAFEQVLDALGLDFDRIVGLTRLESWI; from the coding sequence TTGTCTCAACCTCATACAGATAAGGATACCCATCTTACACCAAAAGAAACTGGTGCATGCCTCCTTATTTCAGTAGATTATGATGGTGAGCGAAATTGTGCTTATGTGCGCTTATATGATCCAGATAGCGGTAAACTCTTCTTTTGGTATGACAACACTGGGCATCGCCCCTACTGTCTTTCCGATCTTAGTGTTGAAGAATTGAAAAAGAATCCGAAGTTGATGTCGCATAGCGGCTTGGTAGGGTTCGAAGAAGTAGAGAAGTATGATCCTCTTCACGACAGAAAAGTGAAAATGACAAAGGTTATTGGGAGTAATCCTCTGGCGATAGGAGGCTCCCCCTCTTCTATTAGAGAAATTCTTCCCAACGCGTGGGAGGATAAGATACCCTACCATCATTGTTACATTTTCGATAGAAAATTAACTCCCGGAATGTTCTGGAGAATTAGAGATGGAAATTTGGAAAAAGTTGACCTAAATTTTGGAGAAGAGAAAGCCATTATGGAGTTATTTAAAAATGAACCAAAGGAAGTTCAGGAAATTTTAGCCGAATTCTTACCATTGTTCATGGCGCCGGTTCCGGACATCAAGCGTGTTGCTGTAGACATAGAGGTCCTCAGTGAGGTTGACAGGATTCCTGACCCTGAAGCAGCCGAAAACGAAGTGTTATGCGCTGCTTTAGTGTCAAATGATGGAGTTTCTAAGGTTCTCGTTTTGGAAAGAGAGGGTATGAATAAGGGTGAGGTCCCCAAAGAGTTGGTTGGCAAGTTTACCGTAGAATATTTTGCAAGTGAAATTGACCTCTTAAAGAGGCTTTTTAGTGAAATCGACAGATACCCGGTGGTTTTAACTTTTAATGGTGACAACTTTGACTTCAATTATTTATACCATAGAGCCTTAAAGTTAGGCTTCTCCAAAGAGGAGATCCCAATATTCCTGACTAAAGATGCGGCCTGTCTTCGTTACGGTGTGCACATAGACCTCTATAAGTTCTTTCACAACAAGTCGATACAGGTTTATGCCTTCTCGGGCAAATACAAGGAAGAAACACTTGACGCTATTTCCAAAGCACTTATCAACGTTGGTAAAATACAGATTGAAGAGGACATATCTCAATTACCGCTTCTCCTGTTAGCTGCGTACTGCTGGCAGGACGCATACATAACTCTTGAGCTAACGCGTTTCGATGATAACTTGGTAATGAAACTAATCGTTTTAATGATGAGGATTTCACACTTGCCTATGGGGGACTTGGTTAGGCAAGGAGTGTCCTCTTGGATTAAGAGTCTTTTCTACTATGAGCATAGAGCGAGAGGGTACCTTATTTCTAGACCGGAGGACATATTATCGATGAAAAACGTAAGAGACACAGAGCCCATAACGAAAGATAAAAAGTTCAAAGGAGCTAAAGTTGTTAAACCGAAACCTGGAGTACACTTCAATGTTGCGGTATTAGACTTCGCCTCACTCTACCCGAGCATAATAAAAGAATATAATCTAAGTTATGAGACCGTGAGATGTCCTCATGAAGAATGCCGCACCAACATTGTTCCGGAAACATCTCACTGGGTTTGCACCAAGAGACGGGGGATGAGCTCGCTTATAATCGGCTTCCTAAGAGATGTACGTGTTAAATGGTTTAAACCTAAATCTAAAGATAAGGGGTTAAGCGAAGAATTACGAAAATGGTATTCCGTTGTTGAACGGGCGCTTAAAGTTTTCATAAACGCGAGTTACGGGGTTTTTGGAGCCGAACATTTTCCATTCTATTGTTTACCCGTAGCGGAAAGTACTGCTGCTATAGGCAGATATACAATAGAAGCAACTATAAGTAAAGCGCAGGAGCTCTCCCTAGAAATTATCTATGGAGACACAGACAGCGTGTTTATAAAGAATCCTCAGAGAGAGAAGGTGGAAGAATTAATTAAGTGGGCCCAGACCACACTCAACGTAGATTTAGACGTAGACAAGGTCTACCGCTATGTCGCTTTTTCTGAAAGAAAGAAGAATTATCTGGGAGTCTTCGAGGATGGCGCAGTAGATATCAAAGGTCTCACTGGAAGAAAACGCAACTCTCCACAGTTCATTCAGGAAGCATTTCTAAGAATGGTTGAAGTGTTAAGCAAAGTGCGTTCTGAGAAAGACTTTAACGAAGCGAAAGACAAGATAGAAGAAATAGCACGTACATGCTACCTGAAAGTCCAGAGGAAAGAGTACAGCCTTGAGGAATTTGCATTCCGTGTGCAGCTAAATAAGCCCCTTAAGGGCTATGTAAAAACAACGCCGCAACACGTCAAGGCCGCTATGCAACTCTCTTCCTTTGGGAAAGATATCAAACCCGGCGACATAATCTCATTTGTCAAGGTTAAGGGGAAGGAGGGGGTCAAGCCCGTAGCTCTGGCCAAAAAAGAGGAAATAGATGTTGAAAAGTACAAGGAGTACCTCCGTACAGCGTTTGAACAGGTTTTAGATGCATTAGGATTAGATTTCGACAGAATTGTCGGATTAACAAGACTAGAATCCTGGATTTGA